One Peribacillus simplex NBRC 15720 = DSM 1321 genomic region harbors:
- a CDS encoding Imm3 family immunity protein, translating to MEDWEYNEIFEVINEDYNDFLSLNRGHEYAIARTKNEYVNLGKTEDFIVDTAVGEILLSQNKVYIGYIEGITKRLSMFNPQEAKADLTLEEIQDLSKRINKVIEGLRNAEVDYNSSAE from the coding sequence GTGGAAGATTGGGAGTACAATGAAATATTCGAGGTAATTAATGAGGACTATAATGACTTTTTATCCCTAAATAGAGGACATGAATATGCAATTGCAAGGACGAAAAATGAGTATGTAAACCTTGGGAAAACAGAAGATTTTATCGTTGATACTGCTGTAGGTGAAATATTGCTATCACAAAACAAGGTTTATATTGGATATATTGAAGGTATTACTAAAAGATTAAGTATGTTTAACCCACAAGAAGCAAAAGCTGACTTAACATTAGAAGAGATACAAGACTTATCGAAACGAATTAATAAAGTAATAGAGGGACTAAGAAATGCAGAGGTTGATTATAATTCCTCAGCAGAATAG
- a CDS encoding NUDIX domain-containing protein: MAQQEKKKYITPDGYTADIAIFTITTKKTAEKAPPEMFLKLLLIKRATKDKEGSPNVEGDKWALPGGFVNAGETAYEAAKRELKEETGVAGFHVKHFGVYDRPGRDPRGWIISNAFYAIVQEEFLHQRKANDDAAEVELFTIQEALQLDLAFDHYTIISDAMNLMKKEMVQTTIAQKFLPDEFTLSELQRVLLTARDDAKISADSLFYAKAPKLPFLEKVLDEKGMQKKTKRNSYRPSQLYRFNAEVVMDSIYY, encoded by the coding sequence ATGGCTCAGCAGGAAAAAAAGAAATATATTACTCCAGATGGATACACAGCAGATATTGCTATTTTTACTATTACTACAAAGAAAACGGCAGAGAAAGCCCCGCCTGAAATGTTTTTGAAGCTATTATTAATCAAACGTGCCACAAAAGATAAGGAAGGAAGCCCGAATGTTGAAGGAGATAAATGGGCTTTACCTGGAGGATTCGTCAATGCTGGCGAGACTGCTTATGAAGCTGCCAAAAGAGAATTGAAAGAAGAAACGGGCGTAGCTGGATTCCATGTCAAGCATTTCGGGGTTTATGACCGGCCAGGGCGCGATCCCAGGGGATGGATCATATCCAATGCTTTTTATGCAATTGTTCAGGAAGAGTTTCTTCATCAAAGAAAAGCGAATGACGATGCAGCCGAGGTTGAATTGTTCACGATCCAGGAAGCCTTACAATTAGATCTTGCATTTGATCATTATACTATTATTTCCGATGCGATGAATTTAATGAAAAAAGAAATGGTGCAAACGACGATAGCCCAAAAATTCCTGCCGGATGAATTTACACTTTCTGAATTGCAACGGGTTTTGCTGACAGCCAGAGATGATGCAAAAATCAGCGCAGACTCACTTTTTTATGCAAAAGCCCCGAAACTCCCTTTTTTGGAGAAAGTCTTGGATGAAAAGGGTATGCAGAAGAAAACGAAACGTAATTCGTATCGGCCTTCTCAGCTTTACCGATTTAATGCAGAGGTGGTCATGGACTCTATTTACTATTGA
- a CDS encoding acyl-CoA carboxylase subunit beta, with protein sequence MVTTDKLTETVETIKKGGLEKYHQKNAEKGKLFVRERLELLFDEGVEIEDAFFANCASDGLPADGVVTGIGKINGQRVCVMANDSTVKAGSWGARTVEKIIRIQETAEKLQLPLLYLVDSAGARITDQVEMFPGRRGAGRIFYNQVKLSGKVPQICLLFGPSAAGGAYIPAFCDIVVMVDGNASMYLGSPRMAEMVIGEKVSEEEMGGAKMHCSVSGCGDVLVKSEEESIAFARRYLSYFPGNYQERPKSVKPELPADFEKTLEELIPKNQNAAFNMYDLIDRIIDRQSFCEIKKLFAPELITGLARLNGQTIGIIANQPRVKGGVLFHDSADKAAKFINLCDAFHIPLLFLVDIPGFMIGTKVERAGIIRHGAKMISAMSEATVPKISVIVRKAYGAGLYAMAGPAFEPDCVLALPTALIAVMGAEAAVNAVYANKINAMEPEERPAFIEQKRNEYNEDIDIYRLASEMIVDGIIQPNDLRDELSARFEAYSSKKLTFTDRKHGVYPV encoded by the coding sequence ATGGTAACGACGGATAAACTAACCGAAACGGTTGAGACGATTAAAAAAGGCGGTTTAGAAAAATATCATCAAAAAAACGCTGAAAAAGGAAAGCTTTTCGTACGTGAACGGCTCGAACTGCTTTTCGATGAAGGGGTTGAAATAGAGGACGCTTTCTTTGCTAATTGTGCCAGTGATGGTCTACCCGCTGATGGTGTGGTTACAGGCATCGGGAAAATCAATGGTCAAAGGGTCTGTGTCATGGCCAATGATTCGACTGTAAAAGCTGGTTCCTGGGGAGCAAGAACCGTCGAAAAAATCATTCGCATTCAGGAAACAGCTGAGAAGTTACAGCTGCCCCTTCTTTATTTAGTCGATTCTGCCGGGGCACGAATTACAGATCAAGTTGAAATGTTTCCAGGACGCCGCGGAGCAGGACGCATCTTTTACAACCAAGTAAAGTTATCAGGAAAAGTCCCGCAAATTTGTCTATTGTTCGGTCCGTCTGCCGCCGGCGGGGCATATATCCCAGCTTTTTGTGATATCGTCGTAATGGTTGATGGCAATGCATCCATGTATTTAGGTTCACCGAGAATGGCAGAAATGGTCATTGGCGAAAAGGTGAGTGAAGAGGAAATGGGCGGGGCGAAAATGCATTGTTCCGTTTCAGGATGCGGGGATGTGCTTGTCAAGTCAGAAGAAGAATCGATCGCGTTCGCGCGCAGGTACTTAAGCTATTTTCCAGGAAATTATCAAGAAAGGCCTAAAAGCGTAAAACCTGAACTGCCTGCGGATTTTGAAAAAACGTTGGAAGAACTGATTCCTAAAAATCAGAATGCAGCCTTCAATATGTATGACCTGATCGATAGGATTATAGACAGGCAATCGTTTTGTGAAATCAAGAAGCTATTTGCCCCTGAATTAATCACTGGGCTTGCAAGGCTAAATGGACAAACGATAGGGATCATAGCCAATCAGCCGCGTGTCAAGGGCGGCGTCCTGTTCCATGATTCAGCTGATAAGGCAGCCAAGTTCATCAATTTATGTGATGCTTTCCATATACCGTTGTTGTTCCTTGTGGATATTCCAGGATTCATGATTGGGACGAAGGTCGAACGGGCAGGGATCATTCGCCATGGTGCGAAAATGATTTCAGCCATGAGTGAAGCCACGGTTCCCAAGATTTCTGTCATTGTCCGTAAGGCTTATGGTGCTGGACTATACGCGATGGCTGGTCCAGCTTTTGAACCGGACTGCGTTCTAGCTTTACCGACGGCATTGATAGCGGTCATGGGGGCAGAAGCTGCGGTCAATGCAGTCTATGCCAATAAAATCAATGCAATGGAACCGGAAGAGCGCCCTGCATTCATCGAACAGAAGCGCAATGAGTACAATGAAGACATCGATATCTACCGCTTAGCCTCCGAGATGATTGTTGATGGCATCATCCAGCCAAATGACCTGCGTGATGAATTGAGTGCCCGGTTTGAAGCATATAGCAGTAAGAAATTGACATTTACCGATCGTAAACATGGGGTCTATCCCGTTTAA
- a CDS encoding DUF5082 family protein — protein sequence MVYADILSNIHSAISSKKADLNVKIDRLENAKNDIIKEQSMCLNEIRKIKDPELGGSWTGNRSDHFQDARHDAYNVMFSIIHDDYDDYQWKIEAMITKLNAENTLLSIAGNIAQEADSLLNKGEEAFEQLESKISDLKRRLF from the coding sequence ATGGTATATGCAGACATTTTGAGTAATATACACTCTGCTATCTCCAGTAAAAAAGCTGATTTAAATGTGAAAATTGATCGATTAGAAAATGCGAAAAACGATATTATAAAAGAGCAGAGCATGTGTCTTAACGAGATTAGGAAAATAAAAGACCCTGAGCTTGGTGGCAGCTGGACAGGGAACCGTTCGGATCACTTTCAGGATGCCCGTCATGATGCCTATAATGTGATGTTCAGTATCATTCATGACGATTATGATGATTACCAATGGAAAATCGAGGCGATGATTACAAAGCTGAATGCCGAGAATACACTTCTGAGCATAGCGGGGAATATAGCCCAAGAAGCCGACTCCCTTTTGAACAAAGGCGAAGAGGCATTTGAGCAGCTGGAAAGTAAAATATCCGATTTAAAAAGGCGGTTGTTTTAA
- a CDS encoding ribonuclease YeeF family protein, with protein MKIYEAETLTAATKSRAKQYEELKKEVAALKKEFQGIVGLDNEFQGAGATAIKSFYEAQIEVADAWMELFTTQISFLEGIPASLEEADLSGNTVVEVPFLDGEVSNGINQAQSLVDQQANDLQRILNSIDDILPLDIFDQKDFNEKITLAGHRLDDTVTKVENVDRQLIEEYDVSVGQENVAVGLFRALLDATKQDGNVSPMTFNQSAFKSSDVYQVKDEVAGQMKDYQTFKKQQAEARKIEQEMEELENRPWYEKAWDTTKTFTGEFTGYYDSIRASTGVDPVTGRKLSDAERIAAGAMAAAGFIPVVGWAGRAIKGGSALYKTAKGLNAADHALDAYKTTKGFSLLQKTEYGIYGLLAANGLGEAVSGKDMFGNQLTEEQRQNGLLMALGIGGVAGAAKVADKVASGTKFVPYSKEFAQKQVQKVQATITDIARSGKTTLKNIGEELGKKEIPKRISVEQVSLAGGPNLPHVVMEKQTIKEAYQKFTVKDSKVEAASGESIPKGTGETKNLSSTGNKIEVGKVDLDELRKNWNVPETNTIAVGRTDIKGLEDLTFKGGSPEVRKEAGLPSLDEILPNRDIRAPYDHLKNPKLAQFTRHAEEGVLNEFDSVVKKAGIEPSDITGTLRIHQSNPRGVCNKCSKGLLKPYPIEKSGIFYQASKKYPNLTIVVTSEINDSVKTNGLLSFVLKDGKIE; from the coding sequence ATGAAAATATATGAAGCCGAGACATTGACGGCCGCAACCAAGTCGCGCGCCAAGCAATATGAAGAACTAAAAAAGGAAGTCGCAGCCCTGAAAAAGGAATTTCAGGGCATCGTCGGCTTGGATAACGAGTTTCAGGGAGCCGGTGCTACCGCCATCAAAAGCTTCTATGAAGCGCAAATCGAGGTGGCGGACGCCTGGATGGAACTATTCACGACCCAAATAAGTTTTTTGGAAGGCATTCCAGCCAGTCTTGAAGAGGCTGACCTCTCCGGAAATACGGTTGTCGAGGTTCCCTTTTTAGATGGCGAAGTGTCGAACGGCATCAACCAAGCGCAGTCGCTTGTCGATCAACAAGCGAACGATCTTCAAAGGATCCTGAACAGCATTGACGATATCCTGCCTCTTGATATATTCGACCAAAAGGACTTTAATGAAAAAATCACGCTGGCCGGGCACAGGCTGGATGACACCGTGACAAAGGTCGAGAATGTCGACCGGCAATTGATCGAGGAATATGATGTGTCCGTCGGGCAGGAAAACGTGGCCGTTGGCCTCTTTCGTGCCTTGCTTGATGCCACCAAACAGGACGGCAACGTTTCGCCGATGACATTCAATCAATCGGCATTCAAGAGCAGTGATGTCTATCAAGTGAAGGATGAAGTCGCCGGTCAGATGAAAGACTATCAAACCTTCAAAAAGCAGCAAGCAGAAGCCCGGAAAATCGAACAGGAAATGGAAGAACTCGAAAACCGGCCATGGTACGAAAAAGCCTGGGATACGACAAAAACCTTTACAGGGGAATTCACGGGATATTATGATTCAATCAGGGCCTCAACCGGAGTAGATCCAGTAACGGGCCGCAAGCTGTCCGATGCCGAAAGAATCGCCGCAGGCGCCATGGCAGCCGCTGGGTTCATCCCCGTCGTCGGCTGGGCCGGACGGGCCATCAAAGGTGGCAGCGCCCTATACAAAACGGCCAAAGGACTCAACGCAGCGGACCACGCGCTCGATGCCTATAAAACGACAAAAGGCTTTAGCCTCCTCCAGAAAACCGAATACGGAATATACGGACTCCTCGCAGCCAACGGCCTCGGTGAAGCAGTCAGCGGCAAAGACATGTTCGGCAACCAGTTGACCGAGGAACAGCGCCAGAATGGGCTGTTGATGGCGCTAGGGATCGGCGGTGTGGCTGGTGCGGCCAAAGTCGCTGATAAAGTGGCAAGTGGTACAAAGTTCGTCCCTTACAGCAAGGAATTTGCGCAAAAACAGGTTCAGAAGGTTCAAGCTACAATAACAGATATAGCGAGATCCGGAAAAACCACATTAAAAAATATAGGTGAAGAACTAGGTAAAAAAGAAATTCCTAAACGTATAAGTGTGGAACAAGTTTCCCTCGCAGGAGGGCCAAACCTTCCCCACGTTGTAATGGAAAAGCAGACAATTAAGGAAGCCTATCAGAAATTCACGGTGAAGGATAGCAAAGTAGAGGCTGCTTCAGGGGAGAGTATTCCTAAGGGTACGGGTGAAACAAAGAACCTTAGTAGTACTGGAAATAAGATAGAGGTTGGCAAAGTTGATTTGGATGAATTAAGGAAAAATTGGAATGTTCCTGAGACTAATACAATAGCTGTGGGTAGAACAGATATCAAAGGACTTGAAGATTTAACTTTTAAAGGAGGATCTCCAGAAGTAAGAAAAGAAGCAGGGTTACCTTCATTAGACGAAATCTTACCTAATAGGGATATTAGGGCCCCGTATGATCATTTAAAAAACCCTAAATTAGCACAGTTCACAAGGCATGCTGAAGAAGGAGTTTTAAATGAATTTGATTCTGTAGTCAAAAAAGCAGGAATCGAACCAAGCGATATTACAGGAACTTTAAGAATTCACCAATCTAATCCGAGAGGTGTTTGTAATAAGTGCAGTAAAGGATTGCTGAAACCCTATCCAATTGAAAAAAGTGGTATATTTTATCAAGCTAGCAAGAAGTATCCCAACCTAACAATAGTCGTAACATCGGAGATTAATGACAGTGTTAAAACCAATGGTTTGCTCTCTTTTGTTTTAAAAGATGGGAAAATCGAATAA
- a CDS encoding Imm6 family immunity protein, whose translation MENKLFDNIQSEVKVGFVLTVAERVFSVISKDDERYPEGREALDKCWLWVESHAVTGDELYELIDNADYTGISEFAEEEEEMNIARLWSLLVDAVAYTSWEAFNLEKVKYLPQSLEGIHADSITIFLNSAVETSFLTVDEIERMESVLHDYLCTDNKILINREEFIKLF comes from the coding sequence ATGGAAAATAAATTATTTGATAATATACAAAGTGAAGTAAAAGTGGGCTTTGTTTTAACTGTGGCTGAAAGAGTATTTTCTGTTATCAGTAAAGACGATGAAAGATATCCAGAAGGGAGAGAAGCATTGGATAAATGTTGGTTATGGGTAGAATCCCATGCTGTAACTGGGGATGAACTGTATGAGCTTATTGATAATGCAGACTATACAGGAATCTCAGAATTTGCTGAGGAAGAAGAAGAAATGAATATTGCTAGACTATGGTCACTACTAGTTGATGCTGTTGCTTATACATCTTGGGAAGCTTTTAATTTAGAAAAAGTAAAATATTTACCACAATCACTGGAAGGTATTCATGCAGATAGTATCACAATCTTTTTAAATAGTGCAGTTGAAACCAGTTTTCTCACAGTAGATGAAATTGAGAGAATGGAATCAGTTCTTCATGATTATCTGTGTACAGATAATAAAATCCTAATAAATAGAGAAGAATTTATAAAATTATTTTAA
- a CDS encoding nicotinate phosphoribosyltransferase produces MEKKYNDDSYALHTDLYQINMAQTYWQDKTHNRKAVFEIFFRKLPFNSGYAIFAGLEKIVHYLQNFSFSESDIDYLKNDLHYDEEFLKYLQNIRFTGAIRCMKEGELVFGNEPILRVEAPLGEAQLIETALLNIVNYHTLVATKASRIKQVIGEESALEFGSRRAQEMDAAIWGARAAYIAGFDSTSNVRAGKLFGIPVSGTHAHSMIQAYKDEYTAFHKYAVSHKDCVFLVDTYDTLRSGIPNAIRVAKELGDKINFIGVRLDSGDLAYLSKEARRMLDAAGFHDAKIVASNDLDEYTIINLKQQGARIDIWGIGTKLITAYDQPALGAVYKMVSIEGEDGNMRDTIKISSNPEKVTTPGLKRVYRIINKVNHHAEGDYLAMEYEKPQEQEKLKMFHPVHTFLSKFVTDFDAVDLHVDIFKDGSLIYELPTIDEIKAFTQKNLQVLWPEYLRALNPEEYPVDLSQDCWDNKMRNIDEVKANVERMLTK; encoded by the coding sequence ATGGAAAAAAAGTACAACGACGACAGTTACGCATTACACACTGATCTTTACCAAATCAATATGGCCCAAACTTATTGGCAGGACAAAACACATAACCGAAAGGCAGTTTTTGAGATATTTTTTAGAAAACTTCCATTTAACAGCGGATATGCGATTTTTGCGGGACTTGAAAAAATTGTCCATTACCTTCAAAACTTTTCATTCTCGGAAAGTGATATCGACTATTTAAAAAATGATCTGCACTATGATGAAGAATTTTTGAAATATTTGCAGAACATCCGTTTTACGGGAGCGATCCGCTGCATGAAAGAGGGGGAGCTCGTCTTCGGCAATGAACCGATATTACGCGTGGAGGCACCGCTTGGTGAGGCTCAACTCATAGAAACTGCTTTGCTTAACATTGTGAACTATCACACACTCGTAGCAACAAAAGCTTCGCGCATCAAACAGGTCATCGGTGAAGAATCTGCCCTTGAATTCGGTTCAAGAAGGGCGCAAGAAATGGATGCTGCAATTTGGGGAGCGAGAGCGGCCTATATTGCTGGGTTTGATTCCACTAGTAATGTACGTGCTGGAAAGCTGTTCGGCATTCCGGTTTCAGGGACGCATGCACATTCCATGATCCAAGCTTATAAAGATGAATATACGGCTTTTCATAAATACGCTGTTTCCCATAAAGACTGTGTATTCTTGGTTGATACTTATGATACATTGCGTTCTGGCATCCCGAATGCAATCCGTGTTGCCAAGGAACTGGGCGATAAAATCAATTTCATTGGCGTCCGTCTTGACAGCGGTGATTTAGCTTACTTATCAAAAGAAGCACGGCGTATGCTTGATGCTGCAGGGTTCCATGATGCGAAGATTGTCGCTTCCAATGACTTGGATGAATATACGATCATCAACCTGAAACAACAAGGAGCAAGAATTGACATTTGGGGCATCGGAACCAAATTAATTACGGCTTATGACCAGCCAGCGCTCGGTGCCGTTTATAAAATGGTTTCAATAGAGGGCGAAGATGGGAATATGAGAGATACCATCAAAATTTCTTCTAACCCTGAAAAGGTTACGACACCTGGCTTAAAACGAGTATATCGAATCATCAATAAAGTGAACCATCATGCTGAAGGTGATTATTTGGCGATGGAATATGAGAAGCCGCAGGAACAGGAAAAATTAAAAATGTTTCATCCTGTCCATACCTTCCTAAGTAAATTCGTCACGGATTTCGATGCGGTTGATCTGCATGTGGATATTTTCAAGGATGGAAGTTTGATTTATGAATTGCCGACCATAGATGAAATCAAGGCCTTCACGCAAAAAAATCTCCAAGTATTATGGCCGGAGTACCTTCGTGCACTCAATCCTGAAGAATACCCGGTAGATCTAAGCCAAGATTGTTGGGATAATAAAATGAGGAATATAGATGAAGTTAAAGCCAATGTAGAAAGAATGCTAACGAAATGA
- a CDS encoding immunity protein YezG family protein, with protein MNESKLNDYYQNIAQTVNEMIPEEWSKVILYGEITEGTGTAFFFYRSNINDTLIYSHDIPELHSISRREYRDTWRRLIKVLKDLSDEFKNNNQEQWTNLTFTLESTGKFKVDYDYDDLSDADDHERRVIWEYTRLGILPESEYDKSILEEYLKKE; from the coding sequence TTGAATGAATCAAAACTAAATGATTATTATCAGAATATAGCTCAAACTGTAAATGAGATGATTCCAGAAGAATGGAGTAAAGTAATTTTGTATGGAGAAATTACTGAGGGGACAGGGACTGCGTTCTTTTTCTATCGCTCTAATATTAATGATACACTCATATATAGCCATGATATCCCTGAATTACATAGTATTAGTAGAAGGGAGTATAGAGATACATGGCGGAGGTTAATAAAGGTTTTAAAAGATTTATCAGATGAATTTAAAAATAATAATCAAGAACAATGGACTAATTTAACTTTTACTTTAGAAAGTACAGGGAAATTTAAGGTTGACTATGATTATGATGATCTATCGGATGCAGATGATCACGAAAGAAGGGTTATTTGGGAATATACTCGTTTGGGTATTTTACCTGAATCTGAATATGATAAGAGCATTTTAGAAGAATACCTCAAGAAAGAATAA
- a CDS encoding YwqI/YxiC family protein, translating into MTTIKLNHPAVMKQVDQVKTALGTVTLGNLPAGELGNNKLEFTSKWIDRETNLEKVFEQYIKIVQKNVEDTRANIDLLKEQDEAIAHTSSHGYPTR; encoded by the coding sequence ATGACGACAATCAAACTGAATCATCCTGCCGTAATGAAGCAAGTCGATCAGGTGAAGACGGCACTTGGTACAGTCACGCTTGGAAATTTGCCGGCAGGCGAGCTTGGCAACAATAAATTGGAATTCACTTCGAAATGGATCGACCGGGAAACGAACCTGGAGAAGGTCTTTGAACAATATATCAAAATCGTCCAGAAAAATGTGGAAGATACCCGTGCCAACATTGACTTATTAAAAGAACAGGATGAAGCCATCGCCCATACGTCTTCACATGGGTATCCTACGCGATGA
- the nadE gene encoding ammonia-dependent NAD(+) synthetase, whose amino-acid sequence MRPLQKEIVKKLLVQPTINPEAEFRKSVDLLKGYMKKNTFLKSFVLGISGGQDSTLAGYIAQTAVNELNEEKNGSDYKFVAVSLPYGVQADEDDRQLALKFIKPSQTVTVNIKEAVDASVKAVEVAVSEKLSNFLRGNVKARERMKVQYDLAGLYKGVVLGTDHAAEAITGFFTKHGDGAADILPLYRLNKRQGKEILKFVGAPERLYTKIPTADLEDDKPLLPDEVALGVSYDEIDDYLEGKEIRTEAAEIIEGWYTKTEHKRNEAINVYDTWWK is encoded by the coding sequence ATGCGTCCATTACAAAAAGAAATCGTAAAAAAATTACTTGTCCAACCAACGATCAATCCTGAAGCCGAATTCAGGAAAAGTGTTGATCTTTTAAAAGGGTATATGAAGAAAAATACGTTTCTGAAAAGTTTTGTACTTGGGATATCCGGAGGTCAAGATTCAACACTGGCGGGGTATATTGCTCAAACCGCTGTTAATGAATTGAATGAAGAAAAAAATGGCAGCGACTATAAGTTTGTTGCTGTAAGCTTGCCATATGGAGTACAGGCTGATGAAGATGACAGGCAGCTGGCTTTAAAATTCATCAAGCCAAGCCAAACGGTTACTGTTAACATCAAGGAAGCGGTGGATGCTTCAGTAAAAGCTGTGGAAGTAGCGGTTTCTGAAAAGCTATCGAATTTCTTAAGGGGAAATGTCAAAGCACGTGAGCGAATGAAGGTACAATATGATTTAGCCGGACTGTATAAAGGCGTTGTGCTTGGTACGGACCATGCAGCTGAAGCGATCACAGGTTTCTTTACGAAACATGGTGATGGTGCAGCGGATATCCTTCCTTTATATCGCTTAAATAAAAGGCAAGGAAAAGAAATCCTGAAATTCGTCGGTGCTCCTGAGCGTCTTTATACGAAAATACCAACTGCCGATTTAGAAGATGACAAACCGTTACTTCCTGATGAAGTGGCTTTAGGCGTTAGCTACGATGAAATCGATGATTATCTTGAAGGCAAGGAAATCAGAACGGAAGCTGCCGAAATCATCGAAGGATGGTATACTAAAACCGAACATAAACGCAATGAAGCCATTAATGTTTATGATACTTGGTGGAAATAA
- a CDS encoding cysteine hydrolase family protein yields MGKKALINIDYTYDFVADGGSLTCGKPGQDIEKELVNITRDFIKHGEYTVFAIDLHEEGDRLHPESNLFPPHNISGTMGRDLYGALKEEYETNKNQKNVHYIDKTRYSAFAGTDLDIRLRERHITDIYLVGVCTDICILHTAIDAYNLGYKIFVYENAVASFNDAGHHWALGHFKGSLGATIL; encoded by the coding sequence ATGGGGAAAAAGGCATTGATCAATATAGATTATACGTATGACTTTGTGGCAGACGGGGGTTCATTGACCTGCGGGAAGCCAGGTCAGGATATCGAGAAGGAATTAGTCAATATAACCAGGGATTTTATCAAACACGGCGAATATACGGTATTCGCGATTGATTTACATGAAGAAGGAGACCGCTTACATCCTGAATCGAATTTGTTTCCACCGCATAATATTAGCGGTACAATGGGTAGAGACCTATACGGGGCGTTAAAAGAGGAATATGAAACTAATAAAAATCAAAAGAATGTTCATTATATAGATAAAACACGTTATTCGGCCTTTGCAGGAACGGACCTTGATATACGTCTAAGGGAACGTCACATTACCGATATATATTTAGTCGGGGTTTGTACAGATATCTGTATTTTGCATACGGCAATCGACGCTTATAATCTAGGCTATAAAATCTTTGTATATGAAAATGCAGTGGCCTCGTTCAATGATGCCGGTCACCATTGGGCGCTTGGACATTTTAAAGGATCTCTTGGAGCAACCATTCTATAA
- a CDS encoding serine hydrolase domain-containing protein, with translation MSTLHMDISRIIEETCKEIEFSGVIGVKAGDDLIHSSAHGYSNRADEIMNTTETRFGIASGCKLFTAIAICQLIQKGKIRLDSKLKDCLPIVFPDFHQNVTIHHLLTHTSGIPDYFDEKVMDDFEELWQKNPMYHIKRLKDFLPMFQDDVMMFEPGERFHYNNAGYILLGLIVEELTGLQFSEYIDKNIFLPCEMINSGYFSLDQLPKNTAIGYIDEENGAWRTNVYSLPIKGGADGGAYITASDMFRFWNGLFSNQLLNQEYTNLLLEAHIATGDEGEYYGYGIWIRKKNDVIFKYHLMGYDPGVSFNSVVYPANRLRTVITSNKSMGPYHITCAIEKEL, from the coding sequence ATGTCGACTCTACATATGGATATATCCAGGATTATTGAGGAAACATGCAAAGAAATTGAATTCTCGGGTGTTATAGGTGTGAAAGCGGGAGATGACCTGATCCATAGCTCAGCACATGGCTATTCCAATCGAGCGGATGAAATCATGAATACGACCGAAACAAGGTTCGGAATTGCTTCCGGTTGTAAACTGTTTACGGCGATAGCCATTTGCCAGTTAATACAAAAAGGAAAAATTAGGCTTGATTCTAAGCTTAAAGACTGTCTTCCTATCGTGTTTCCTGATTTCCATCAAAATGTAACCATTCATCACCTCTTAACACACACTTCGGGCATTCCTGATTACTTTGATGAGAAAGTGATGGATGATTTTGAAGAGCTATGGCAGAAAAATCCGATGTACCATATCAAAAGATTAAAAGATTTCCTCCCAATGTTTCAAGATGATGTGATGATGTTTGAACCCGGGGAAAGATTTCATTACAATAATGCAGGCTATATTTTATTAGGATTGATTGTTGAGGAACTAACCGGACTCCAATTTTCTGAATATATCGACAAGAACATTTTTCTTCCTTGTGAAATGATAAATTCCGGTTATTTTTCCCTGGATCAGCTTCCTAAAAATACTGCAATAGGGTACATTGACGAAGAAAATGGAGCATGGAGAACCAACGTTTATTCCCTTCCCATCAAAGGCGGTGCGGATGGAGGGGCGTATATTACCGCATCAGATATGTTCAGGTTTTGGAATGGGTTATTTTCCAATCAGTTACTGAATCAAGAATATACCAATCTCTTATTGGAAGCCCATATTGCTACTGGAGATGAAGGGGAATACTATGGCTATGGTATATGGATCCGTAAAAAAAATGACGTGATTTTCAAATATCATCTTATGGGGTATGATCCGGGTGTAAGTTTCAATTCTGTGGTATATCCGGCAAATCGATTGAGAACCGTGATTACTTCAAATAAAAGCATGGGTCCATACCATATTACTTGCGCGATCGAGAAAGAATTATAA